The following are from one region of the Arachis duranensis cultivar V14167 chromosome 10, aradu.V14167.gnm2.J7QH, whole genome shotgun sequence genome:
- the LOC107471076 gene encoding CLAVATA3/ESR (CLE)-related protein 25: MGSGGVGRGRLILGILGFILVTWLMLTAISANRLHRQAKKTVMVVPLRVNAMSKQLKLVSMMKRHSKSEMIFVSKRRVPNGPDPIHNRRAVKYRQPPTQA; the protein is encoded by the exons atgggtAGTGGTGGTGTAGGCAGGGGAAGGTTGATTCTTGGAATTTTGGGATTCATATTAGTTACATGGTTGATGCTAACAGCAATATCGGCTAACCGTCTTCATCGACAAGCGAAGAAGACGGTTATGGTGGTTCCATTAAGAGTGAATGCGATGTCAAAGCAGTTAAAGTTGGTTAGTATGATGAAGAGGCATTCAAAATCTGAAATGATCTTTGTAAGCAAGAGAAGAGTTCCTAATGGACCTGATCCAATTCACAACAG gagAGCAGTGAAATATAGACAGCCGCCAACACAAGCTTGA
- the LOC107471106 gene encoding uncharacterized protein LOC107471106, with translation MAVSSPSSCSSPSILSPLILNTKTNLGSSSSNSSPFPHLFTFSSSRTNNRPLSLIVSSYTKSENGLASKDKKILLEKYGYDVDADDYFSQSSSKSKRRKEQPKMKRGKQVKEDSAEEAKPPRTTHKLLQVLGGTARRTKLLSPKGMDVRPMMEVVKGAAFDILQAAGGCPASLRPGRWLDLYSGTGSVGIEALSRGCSEVHFVEMDPWVVSDVLRLNLEATGFLDASIIHTVRVEKFFERADQFVGNSGPFDYISVTPPYTQVDYGVLMRQISESSLVGEDTFIVVEYPLKTDMLDSCGCLVKITDRRFGRTLLAIYGPTWAQKKRR, from the exons ATGGCggtttcttctccttcttcttgttcttcaccTTCAATACTCTCACCTCTCATTCTAAACACCAAAACAAATCTTGgttcatcatcatcaaattcttctccttttcctcatctcttcactttctcttcttctcgCACCAATAATCGACCCCTCTCTCTCATAGTCTCATCTTACACTA AATCGGAAAATGGATTGGCgagtaaagataaaaaaatcttacTTGAGAAATATGGTTACGATGTTGATGCTGACGACTACTTTTCTCAATCGTCTTCCAAG TCCAAGAGGAGAAAGGAGCAACCTAAGATGAAGAGAGGGAAGCAAGTGAAAGAAGATTCAGCAGAGGAAGCTAAGCCTCCAAGGACTACACATAAGTTGCTTCAG GTTCTTGGAGGGACGGCTCGAAGGACGAAGCTGCTCTCACCAAAGGGCATGGATGTGCGCCCCATGATGGAAGTGGTAAAAGGTGCAGCATTTGATATATTACAG GCGGCTGGTGGCTGTCCTGCATCATTGAGACCAGGGCGCTGGTTAGACTTGTACAGCGGTACAGGTTCTGTTGGTATTGAAGCTCTCAGCCGAGGATGTTCCGAG GTGCATTTTGTGGAGATGGATCCTTGGGTTGTATCGGATGTTTTGCGTCTAAATTTAGAGGCGACTGGATTCCTTGATGCCTCAATTATACATACTGTCCGTGTCGAAAAATTCTTTGAACGGGCAGATCAATTTGTAG GAAACAGTGGCCCATTTGATTACATCAGTGTCACCCCTCCATACACACAAGTTGACTATGGGGTGCTCATGAGGCAAATTTCAGAGTCATCCTTGGTTGGAGAAGACACTTTTATT GTTGTTGAGTATCCTTTAAAAACCGACATGTTGGATTCATGCGGGTGCCTTGTAAAG ATAACCGATAGGCGATTTGGCCGGACTCTCTTGGCGATTTACGGACCAACATGGGCtcaaaagaagaggagatga